A stretch of Kryptolebias marmoratus isolate JLee-2015 linkage group LG24, ASM164957v2, whole genome shotgun sequence DNA encodes these proteins:
- the si:ch211-221n20.8 gene encoding fibropellin-1 isoform X4, which produces MFHLWTLVSALLLLLSGAVNLSNHEGNDNEVLKHTETELTENQARHDLVIENAIRNISEATPSHTPTTSALLTTTASPNSTLAPCPGNQVMQKSGTGCGCPSGMVKDGDNCTCPVGFALEGAAECKDIDECALAAVTGLQACQGEEECTNTPGSFTCSCPVGYVTSLTGKGCEDVDECSFEEQCRRELRKVCVNTPGSFVCQCQPGFRAEAPACVGPVCADYTVCQDVDECVDSPELCDGQGVCENTLGSYKCVCRPGYQGNGTHCKDENECASGSHQCDTNARCGNIIGSYFCQCYQGFNGDGRTCFDIDECLVYNGYCEHNCTNEPGGYSCQCASGYQLDQGGRNCTDVDECLALNGTCEHICINTVGSFQCSCRPGYQLHIDGRTCVDIDECKLQNGGCSHTCTNSPGGHTCHCPAPLLLGTDSLTCSNVKSCKLRNGGCDHVCTMSAGDHVRCSCRAGWRLSDNTRSCVDVNECEDFTKGGCEQLCVNHPGGFNCTCREGYEIRTDDPTKCRPVCDPPCQNYGVCVAPNSCDCPPGYPGVGCSAMCSPPCAHGGTCRRWNMCLCPTGWTGPGCHTAVCELPCANGGRCVGPNTCQCPSDYTGPQCLIPLCTPACQNGGRCVDVNKCICVGGWQGARCQIEPVECQKPCKNGGVCMGLNRCRCPTGFTGRLCETAVTTPCVPPCQHGATCSPRNTCACAEGTTGLRCERLTCPAVTTVVSTARAVRKAFRESYVDRCGPLGVQLCTKYRINQARVYLQAYRVGYKIQCPGQKGR; this is translated from the exons ATGTTCCACCTCTGGACCCTCGTGTCAGCcttgctgctgcttttgtcaGGGGCTGTAAACCTGAGCAACCATGAAGGAAATGACAATGAAGtcctgaaacacacagagactgAGCTCACCGAGAACCAGGCCAGACAT GATCTGGTGATTGAGAATGCCATCAGAAATATCAGCGAAGCAACACCAAGCCACACACCCACCACATCAG CTTTATTGACTACCACAGCTTCCCCGAACTCCACTCTTGCTCCATGTCCAGGAAACCAGGTGATGCAGAAGAGCGGCACAGGTTGTGGCTGCCCGTCTGGAATGGTGAAAGATGGTGACAACTGCACCTGTCCTGTGGGGTTCGCTCTGGAAGGAGCAGCTGAGTGTAAAG ACATAGATGAATGTGCTCTGGCTGCAGTGACAGGTCTGCAGGCCTGTCAAGGTGAGGAAGAATGCACAAACACCCCTGGCTCCTTTACCTGCTCATGCCCTGTTGGATATGTGACGTCGTTGACTGGAAAAGGCTGTGAAG ACGTGGATGAGTGCAGCTTCGAGGAGCAGTGTCGCCGTGAACTGAGAAAGGTGTGCGTGAACACTCCTGGGAGCTTTGTGTGCCAGTGCCAGCCGGGCTTCAGAGCAGAGGCCCCCGCCTGTGTTg GTCCTGTATGTGCAGACTACACCGTCTGTCAAG ATGTGGATGAATGTGTGGACAGTCCAGAGTTGTGCGATGGTCAGGGTGTGTGTGAGAACACGCTTGGCAGCTACAAGTGTGTCTGTCGACCTGGTTACCAGGGAAACGGCACACACTGCAAAG acGAGAATGAGTGTGCATCAGGCAGCCACCAGTGTGACACAAACGCTCGATGTGGCAACATCATCGGCTCGTACTTCTGCCAGTGTTACCAGGGCTTTAATGGAGATGGGCGCACTTGTTTTG ATATTGATGAGTGCCTTGTATACAACGGCTACTGTGAACACAACTGCACCAATGAGCCAGGAGGGTACAGCTGCCAGTGCGCCTCAGGGTACCAGCTGGACCAGGGCGGACGCAACTGCACAG ATGTGGATGAGTGTTTGGCTCTAAATGGGACTTGTGAGCACATTTGCATCAACACTGTTGGCTCTTTCCAGTGCTCCTGCAGACCAGGCTACCAGCTGCACATTGATGGCCGCACCTGTGTAG ACATTGATGAATGCAAACTTCAGAATGGTGGCTGCTCTCACACCTGCACCAACTCTCCAGGAGGACACACTTGCCACTGCCCAGCTCCCCTTCTGTTAGGCACAGAcagcctcacctgcagca ATGTTAAATCCTGTAAGCTGAGAAATGGCGGCTGTGACCATGTTTGTACAATGAGCGCTGGGGACCACGTCAGGTGTAGCTGTCGAGCAGGCTGGAGGCTGAGTGACAACACCCGGAGCTGCGTAG ATGTGAACGAGTGTGAAGATTTCACAAAGGGTGGCTGTGAGCAGCTTTGTGTGAACCATCCCGGTGGTTTTAACTGCACCTGCAGGGAGGGGTATGAAATCCGAACTGATGACCCCACCAAGTGCCGGC CTGTGTGTGACCCACCGTGTCAGAACTACGGCGTGTGTGTGGCACCAAACAGCTGCGACTGTCCTCCAGGTTATCCTGGTGTGGGCTGCTCAG CCATGTGCTCTCCACCCTGTGCCCATGGAGGTACCTGCAGGCGTTGGaacatgtgtttgtgtccaACTGGTTGGACAGGACCAGGCTGCCACACAG CTGTGtgtgagttgccttgtgctaaTGGTGGTCGCTGTGTGGGCCCCAATACCTGCCAGTGCCCGTCTGACTACACAGGCCCTCAGTGCCTCATTC cgCTGTGCACTCCTGCCTGTCAGAACGGAGGAAGATGTGTGGATGTCAACAAATGCATATGTGTTGGAGGATGGCAGGGAGCTCGATGTCAGATAG AGCCTGTCGAGTGTCAGAAGCCTTGCAAGAATGGCGGCGTGTGCATGGGCCTCAACAGGTGCCGCTGTCCCACAGGATTCACCGGCCGTCTTTGTGAAACAG CCGTAACCACACCGTGTGTCCCACCCTGTCAGCACGGAGCCACATGCAGCCCGCGCAACACCTGTGCCTGTGCAGAGGGCACCACAGGCTTACGCTGTGAGAGGCT GACGTGCCCTGCGGTCACCACTGTGGTCAGTACAGCTCGGGCGGTGAGGAAAGCGTTCAGGGAGAGCTACGTTGATCGCTGCGGACCCTTGGGTGTTCAGCTTTGTACTAAATACAG